AGCCCCGCTTGCGCGATGACGTCAGAGCAGCCAGCTGCAGGACGTGCGCCTGTGACGCCGGGACGTGTTGGGCGATGGGCGAGTGCGGGCAAGGGGAGGGCGAGTGCGGGCAAGGGGAGGGCGAGGAGCAGCTGCTCCACACCATCCTCAGCCGGCTCTACCAGTACGGTAAGGGCGGCGTGTGGTGGGTGGTGAGGGAAAGCGACCCCGCCCCACGCGCGGTGGCCGAACCTTGTGGGGACTAGGCCCCGAGCTCCAGAACTTCCAAACCCTCCTCCTTTGCCTCAATATCATCGCATGTGGCTCCGGTGATGCGCTTTGTGACCTTTTACTGCGTTacagcatgggctggttgggccaaatggcctgtttctgtgccgtatatcctgtgtacgtaatgtgctatataaaggcaagttgtctcattcaaaagacggcccctccgacggtgcggcgctccctcggtactgcccctccgacggtgcggcgctccctcggtactgcccctccgcacctgttccctcggtactgcccctccgacggtgcggcgctccctcggtactgcccctccgacggtgcggcgctccctcggtactgcccctccgacggtgcggcgctccctcggtactgcccctccgacagtgcggcgctccctcggtactgcccctccgcacctgttccctcggtactgcccctccgacggtgcggtgctccctcggtactgcccctccgacagccctcactttacagccttctggactcaatatcgagttaaACAATTTCAAAccctaacctctgcccatattgttTGTTTCTTTCCTCTTTCCCACGGTCACTGTTGATAATTCTGCTatttacaccctctctagacttatcttttgtttcttaactcgccccattaccatctccttttgccttgcaccatcatcccttttgtctcttgatCACTCCTGCCTTCACCCAATCAcacgccttcccttttgttctttcatcccctcctccctttcccggcCCATGGCACTCGCTTAAAAACTTGTTCCATCTCTAAATCTTTctagttctgataaaaggtcactGACTTGAAATGATAAATCTgtttcgccacagatgctgcccgatttgctgagtgtttccagcgttttctgttttaattcagattccagcatccacagtatgttgcttttgtattagtatttACCGAACGTTCTTTGTAGTTCATCTGTTTTCTGCACTTGCATTTATACGGCCTCTGATCAGGATGTCCCAGAGTGTTTCACTGCCAGTGGATTACTTTTTCCAAGTTCAGTCActgtgctcatagaaacatagaaatttacagcgcagaaagaggccatttcggcccatcgtgtctacaccggccgacaaagagccgcaaggctCCTTggttataaatctatgaacaatgatgcAAAGGCAACGAGTACCCAACCCAAACCCAGTcctcctcacacaactgcgacacaccttatactgaaacattctacattcctccccaactggaaccatgtgatctcctgggagaggcaaaaaccagattaaaaacccaggccaatttagggagaaaaaaatctgggaaaattcctttccgacccatccaggcgatcgaaactagtccagatcatgcgAGCCGTATtttattccctgtagtacttaccattatacctgcgccatccaacaagaggttatccaatataatcccaattaccagctctaggtctgtaaccctgaaggttatggcactttaagtgcccatccaaccatctctcaaaagtggtgagagtttctgtatccatcattcttccaggcagcgagttccagatccccacaaccctctgcatgcagGTAAAACACACAGTTATTTTGCTGCCAACCTCTCTGTAATATATTCCTGTTACAGGAGAAGCTGCAGTGGGTGGAAAGACCGAGGAAGCAAAAGCAAAGCTGAAAGGGAGAAAAGGCAAGCAAAAGGAAACTGAAGAGAGGCCGCTTTGTCCGGAGGCCCAGCCTGTGCCTTGCAGCTCCGCAGTGCCCACAACAAGCCACTCGCTTACAAAGAAAGCAGAAAGCTCACCACGCGGGATGCCAAAGTGTCTGGTCCAGCTACGTGCCCAACTTCTGGATTCTGTTGGCAACTGTACAGTGCCCGCGAAAGCAAAGGGAGACAAAGTCCCCGATAATGGGATTGTCGCCATCAGCGGAAAGAGACCAGTGGAAGTTGTAACCTTTACTACATCTCGCAAAAGGAAGCAGCTCCCACCGGATGTGGACGGGGACGAGGACAAGGACAGTCAAGTACGCTTCACAGTTCCTTTAATCCCGGGAGTACATCCCTTTAAAAAAACACCACGGGCAGAGCTCTCAAACTCCGATCTAACTTTCATGGCCATGTTATACACATTGTTAAGTACTGTTAACCCATGTTCCCGTACATTTTTTGGGGGGTG
This genomic stretch from Pristiophorus japonicus isolate sPriJap1 chromosome 7, sPriJap1.hap1, whole genome shotgun sequence harbors:
- the fsaf1 gene encoding uncharacterized protein C1orf131 homolog isoform X1 — encoded protein: MGECGQGEGECGQGEGEEQLLHTILSRLYQYGEAAVGGKTEEAKAKLKGRKGKQKETEERPLCPEAQPVPCSSAVPTTSHSLTKKAESSPRGMPKCLVQLRAQLLDSVGNCTVPAKAKGDKVPDNGIVAISGKRPVEVVTFTTSRKRKQLPPDVDGDEDKDSQVEESGEQNKTKQKVFNLERARLEVHRFGITGYRKEQQRVFEQERAVMLGARPLKREYVNYKSYQETQRNKVTAKHVKMNSKSALSRRKKEEERRNKRSEILPTGQVGRFKNGALILSDSDIKRIKTRSKSKRV
- the fsaf1 gene encoding uncharacterized protein C1orf131 homolog isoform X2 gives rise to the protein MLPDLLSVSSVFCFNSDSSIHREAAVGGKTEEAKAKLKGRKGKQKETEERPLCPEAQPVPCSSAVPTTSHSLTKKAESSPRGMPKCLVQLRAQLLDSVGNCTVPAKAKGDKVPDNGIVAISGKRPVEVVTFTTSRKRKQLPPDVDGDEDKDSQVEESGEQNKTKQKVFNLERARLEVHRFGITGYRKEQQRVFEQERAVMLGARPLKREYVNYKSYQETQRNKVTAKHVKMNSKSALSRRKKEEERRNKRSEILPTGQVGRFKNGALILSDSDIKRIKTRSKSKRV